Proteins co-encoded in one Amaranthus tricolor cultivar Red isolate AtriRed21 chromosome 7, ASM2621246v1, whole genome shotgun sequence genomic window:
- the LOC130818000 gene encoding ribosome-recycling factor, chloroplastic-like isoform X2: MATSSLSSATAGRHSSRRRHSSVSLQGTSNVECNHLQNQLGRTTVSFWRSSANYARMDCGVKKLSGKYVVVRQFPNRAGTFRCATIEEIEAEKSMIEKDTKQRMEKTIETVRSNFNSIRTSRANPSMLDRIEVEYYGTPVSLKSIAQISTPDASSILISPFDKSSLKSIEKAIVTSQLGLTPSNDGDVIRLSLPPLTSERRKVAVRNIRRDALKAYEKLEKEKKLSEDNVKDLSADLQKMTDEYMKKVDSIYKQKEQELMKV, encoded by the exons ATGGCGACTTCTTCACTCTCTTCTGCTACTGCTGGTCGCCACTCTTCTCGTCGTCGCCACTCTTCCGTCTCTCTCCAAG GAACTAGTAATGTGGAATGCAATCACTTGCAAAATCAACTTGGAAGAACCACTGTTTCTTTTTGGAGGTCTTCTGCTAATTATGCTAGGATGGATTGTGGTGTTAAAAAGTTATCCGGAAAATATGTTGTGGTGAGACAGTTTCCCAATAG AGCAGGAACTTTTAGGTGTGCAACTATTGAGGAAATTGAAGCGGAAAAGTCCATGATAGAGAAGGACACT AAACAAAGGATGGAGAAGACGATTGAAACAGTACGCTCAAATTTCAATTCTATAAGGACAAGTAGAGCTAATCCTTCAATGTTGGATCGGATAGAG GTTGAGTACTATGGAACTCCTGTGAGCTTGAAAAGCATTGCACAAATTAGTACCCCTGATGCTAGTTCCATTTTGATATCACCATTTGACAAATCAAG CTTGAAGTCTATAGAGAAGGCAATTGTTACCTCACAGCTTGGTTTAACTCCAAGTAATGACGGGGATGTTATTCGGCTATCCCTGCCTCCATTAACTTCAGAAAGAAGGAAG GTTGCTGTGAGGAACATAAGAAGAGATGCCTTGAAGGCTTATGAAAAACTCGAGAAG GAGAAGAAGCTTTCAGAAGATAACGTGAAAGATCTATCTGCTGATCTGCAG AAAATGACCGATGAGTATATGAAGAAGGTTGACTCTATCTATAAGCAGAAAGAGCAG GAACTGATGAAAGTCTGA
- the LOC130818000 gene encoding ribosome-recycling factor, chloroplastic-like isoform X1, with translation MATSSLSSATAGRHSSRRRHSSVSLQGTSNVECNHLQNQLGRTTVSFWRSSANYARMDCGVKKLSGKYVVVRQFPNRAGTFRCATIEEIEAEKSMIEKDTKQRMEKTIETVRSNFNSIRTSRANPSMLDRIEVEYYGTPVSLKSIAQISTPDASSILISPFDKSSLKSIEKAIVTSQLGLTPSNDGDVIRLSLPPLTSERRKELSKVVAKLAEEGKVAVRNIRRDALKAYEKLEKEKKLSEDNVKDLSADLQKMTDEYMKKVDSIYKQKEQELMKV, from the exons ATGGCGACTTCTTCACTCTCTTCTGCTACTGCTGGTCGCCACTCTTCTCGTCGTCGCCACTCTTCCGTCTCTCTCCAAG GAACTAGTAATGTGGAATGCAATCACTTGCAAAATCAACTTGGAAGAACCACTGTTTCTTTTTGGAGGTCTTCTGCTAATTATGCTAGGATGGATTGTGGTGTTAAAAAGTTATCCGGAAAATATGTTGTGGTGAGACAGTTTCCCAATAG AGCAGGAACTTTTAGGTGTGCAACTATTGAGGAAATTGAAGCGGAAAAGTCCATGATAGAGAAGGACACT AAACAAAGGATGGAGAAGACGATTGAAACAGTACGCTCAAATTTCAATTCTATAAGGACAAGTAGAGCTAATCCTTCAATGTTGGATCGGATAGAG GTTGAGTACTATGGAACTCCTGTGAGCTTGAAAAGCATTGCACAAATTAGTACCCCTGATGCTAGTTCCATTTTGATATCACCATTTGACAAATCAAG CTTGAAGTCTATAGAGAAGGCAATTGTTACCTCACAGCTTGGTTTAACTCCAAGTAATGACGGGGATGTTATTCGGCTATCCCTGCCTCCATTAACTTCAGAAAGAAGGAAG GAGCTTTCAAAAGTTGTTGCTAAACTTGCAGAAGAAGGCAAG GTTGCTGTGAGGAACATAAGAAGAGATGCCTTGAAGGCTTATGAAAAACTCGAGAAG GAGAAGAAGCTTTCAGAAGATAACGTGAAAGATCTATCTGCTGATCTGCAG AAAATGACCGATGAGTATATGAAGAAGGTTGACTCTATCTATAAGCAGAAAGAGCAG GAACTGATGAAAGTCTGA
- the LOC130817999 gene encoding fatty-acid-binding protein 1: MVSLRFPFSSFPPPNNPNPNLSSHRLVIAAGATIVGTFAGISIAHHSNKHPFLHNTLDFILAHLLLTPNSPSPFWASLSLSPDSSVTESKTGASFPSQLNNSQTLLGIGLRRKSIFGLKNIDVYAFGVYADEDDMQKNLKEKYEKLSASDLKDSKDFDKDLLESDIRMTVRLQIVYSRLSVRSVRSAFEESVGSRLEKFGGPDNKELLHRFTSQFKDEMKLAKGAVIELSREHGHVLRTTIDGNEVGSIPSKLLCQSVLDLYIGEDPFDQKAKEQVVDKLASSFENN; encoded by the exons ATGGTATCACTGCGCTTCCCCTTCTCTTCCTTCCCACCTCCCAACAATCCCAATCCAAATTTATCATCCCATCGTCTTGTAATTGCTGCCGGAGCCACCATTGTTGGTACCTTCGCAGGAATATCAATTGCCCATCATTCTAACAAACACCCTTTTCTTCACAATACACTTGATTTCATTCTTGCTCATCTTCTCTTAACTCCCAATTCTCCTTCTCCATTTTGGGCTTCTCTTTCTTTGTCCCCTGATTCTTCTGTTACTGAATCCAAAACTGGGGCTTCCTTCCCTTCTCAGCTTAATAATTCTCAGACATTGTTGGGTATTGGGTTGAGGAGAAAGAGTATTTTTGGTCTTAAGAACATTGATGTTTATGCTTTTG GTGTATATGCTGATGAGGATGATATGCAGAAGAACCTCAAGGAAAAATATGAGAAACTTTCTGCTTCTGATTTGAAAGACAGTAAAGATTTTGATAAAGATCTTTTGGAAAGTGACATAAGAATGACAGTGAGACTACAAATAGTCTATTCTAGATTGAGCGTTCGATCAGTGCGTAGTGCATTTGAAGAGTCTGTAGGAAGTAGACTTGAGAAGTTTGGAGGGCCAGATAACAAAGAATTGCTTCACAG ATTTACTTCGCAATTCAAAGATGAAATGAAATTAGCAAAAGGTGCCGTTATCGAACTCTCCAGAGAGCATGGTCATGTGCTTCGCACAACAA TCGATGGCAATGAGGTAGGGAGCATTCCGAGCAAACTTTTATGTCAGTCGGTACTGGACTTGTACATCGGTGAAGATCCTTTCGATCAAAAGGCGAAAGAACAGGTAGTAGACAAGTTGGCAAGTTCTTTCGAGAATAACTAA